A single genomic interval of Pomacea canaliculata isolate SZHN2017 linkage group LG5, ASM307304v1, whole genome shotgun sequence harbors:
- the LOC112563685 gene encoding serine/threonine-protein kinase 17A-like, whose amino-acid sequence MSNMNGLKVGKYTPSSTIHTEPLTSKYDILGDIGRGKFAVVRKCMSLESKEIVAAKVIRKRRKGKSCREEILREVVMLEYAMAHPRLVRLCEVYETPTELILVTEYCAGGELFHECVIEESFKEKDVVHLMVQILEGLIFLHENNIVHLDLKPQNILLTEPFPKGDIKICDLGFACLTNTGEDIRDIIGTPDYVAPEVLDYEPLSIQADMWSLGVLSYVMLTACSPFAGDTQQETFCNISQVKLDFPDDLFSDLSEDSKDFIRKLLVKDPRGRMTARQCLDHPWLKAASAHLKISLPPQDHTADLAKSMAPPSNWNPDRRSSFSKPSASPTLSAKLHSLGTSPPAAERNSQHGLPAPQGGVTPDEKDGKVEHRVLSLSGEDTLSRTIQEIGIDTSRLDCRYLDNGDLRGVSSAEMEVAKKRQSVEIPVKKAKCCSSATDQEMLFLGQNDKDGVELNGTECITEQGEATAAAECIYDSPMQESGVANDSDSNSIIVDKFEERSIHL is encoded by the exons GGGCAAGTTTGCGGTGGTGCGCAAATGCATGAGCTTGGAGAGCAAGGAGATTGTCGCCGCCAAGGTGATTCGCAAGCGGCGAAAGGGCAAGAGCTGTCGTGAGGAGATCCTGCGCGAGGTGGTGATGCTAGAGTACGCCATGGCCCACCCACGCCTCGTGCGTCTCTGCGAGGTTTACGAGACTCCGACTGAACTCATCCTGGTCACCGAATA cTGTGCTGGTGGGGAGTTATTTCATGAGTGTGTGATTGAAGAATCGTTTAAAGAGAAAGATGTGGTGCATCTAATGGTTCAGATCTTGGAGGGACTTATCTTCCTTCATGAGAATAACATTGTTCACTTGGACTTGAAG CCTCAGAACATCTTGCTGACAGAGCCATTCCCTAAAGGTGATATCAAGATTTGTGATCTAGGATTTGCATGTCTGACAAACACTGGGGAAGACATACGTGATATCATTGGCACCCCTGACTATGTTG CTCCTGAGGTCCTGGATTATGAGCCTCTCAGCATTCAGGCTGACATGTG GAGCCTTGGGGTTCTTTCCTATGTGATGTTGACAGCCTGCTCTCCCTTTGCTGGTGACACTCAACAGGAGACCTTCTGCAACATTTCTCAGGTCAAGCTTGACTTTCCAGACGACCTCTTCTCTGACCTTAGTGAAGATTCCAAGGATTTTATCCGCAAGCTACTTGTCAAAGATCCAAG AGGGAGGATGACAGCAAGGCAGTGCCTGGACCATCCATGGCTGAAGGCAGCTAGTGCGCATCTGAAgatctctcttcctcctcaggACCACACTGCTGATTTAGCCAAAAGCATGGCTCCACCATCCAACTGGAACCCTGACCGCCGAAGCAGCTTTAGCAAGCCATCAGCCTCGCCTACCCTGAGTGCCAAGTTGCACTCTCTGGGGACATCACCACCTGCAGCCGAAAGAAACAGCCAGCATGGACTTCCAGCTCCCCAAGGAGGTGTCACCCCAGATGAGAAGGATGGCAAGGTCGAGCACCGTGTTTTGTCCTTGTCTGGTGAAGACACCCTGAGCAGAACAATTCAAGAGATTGGTATTGACACAAGCAGGCTTGATTGTCGCTACTTAGACAATGGAGATTTGAGGGGTGTGTCCAGTGCAGAGATGGAAGTGGCCAAGAAGAGACAATCTGTGGAAATACCTGTGAAAAAGGCAAAATGCTGCAGCAGTGCCACCGACCAGGAGATGCTGTTTCTTGGGCAGAATGATAAAGATGGAGTGGAGTTGAATGGCACAGAGTGCATTACGGAGCAAGGGGAAGCAACTGCTGCAGCAGAATGTATTTATGACTCACCAATGCAGGAATCTGGTGTAGcaaatgacagtgacagtaatTCCATTATTGTGGACAAATTTGAAGAGAGAAGTATACATCTGTGA